In Halorussus limi, a genomic segment contains:
- a CDS encoding ArsR/SmtB family transcription factor: protein MSGQETSGQTPDERGPEATGCCSVGHSLPESEVADDVQTLATLGNDTRYEALRLIAEADEDVCVCELEPALGVSQGAVSQALSRLFAAGLVERRKEGRWRYYTATPRAQRLLDVLDDTRSLDDD, encoded by the coding sequence ATGAGTGGACAGGAGACGAGCGGTCAGACTCCCGACGAGAGAGGCCCGGAGGCGACTGGTTGCTGTTCGGTCGGCCACTCCCTGCCGGAATCGGAGGTAGCCGACGACGTTCAGACGCTCGCGACCTTGGGCAACGACACTCGGTACGAAGCGCTCCGACTCATCGCCGAGGCCGACGAGGACGTCTGCGTCTGCGAGTTGGAACCCGCGCTCGGAGTGAGCCAAGGCGCGGTCAGTCAAGCGCTCTCGCGGCTCTTCGCCGCCGGACTGGTCGAGCGCCGGAAGGAGGGCCGCTGGCGGTACTACACCGCGACGCCGCGCGCGCAGCGACTCCTCGACGTTCTCGACGACACGAGGTCACTCGACGATGACTGA
- the arsN2 gene encoding arsenic resistance N-acetyltransferase ArsN2: protein MTDSSITLRKADAADADRVEALLKANGLPHSDVRLESGRFFVASADAAVVGIGGVETYGSNGLLRSVVVPESKRGRGYGTSLCDALEDRAQANGVETLYLLTTTAAAFFRRRGYEEVERERVPASIRQTTEFADLCPSSATCMRKEL, encoded by the coding sequence ATGACTGACTCTTCGATAACGCTCCGGAAGGCGGACGCCGCGGACGCCGACCGGGTCGAGGCCCTGCTGAAGGCGAACGGACTTCCGCACAGCGACGTGCGACTGGAGTCGGGGCGTTTCTTCGTCGCCTCGGCCGACGCGGCGGTCGTCGGCATCGGCGGTGTCGAAACGTACGGGTCGAACGGTCTCCTCCGGTCGGTCGTCGTTCCGGAATCGAAGCGCGGGCGTGGCTACGGAACGTCGCTGTGCGACGCGCTGGAGGACCGTGCGCAGGCGAACGGCGTGGAGACGCTGTACCTGTTGACCACGACCGCGGCGGCGTTCTTCCGCCGGCGCGGATACGAGGAAGTCGAGCGGGAGCGAGTTCCGGCGAGTATCCGGCAGACGACCGAGTTCGCCGACCTCTGTCCGAGTTCGGCGACCTGCATGAGGAAAGAACTGTGA
- the arsM gene encoding arsenite methyltransferase, whose protein sequence is MTDDASAADADADSLDGDGLDAADQRTAVRERYARIATEESSCCDTDCCESDDTDSDPDDATDRAHRRGYSDADLDAVDAGADASLGCGNPTAIADLEEGDTVLDLGSGGGFDCFLAAREVGSAGRVVGVDMTPEMVEKARENAETNDASNVEFRLGEIEHLPVADASVDVILSNCVVNLSPDKRRVFREAYRVLRPGGRLAVSDVVLTADLPADLRADPASVAACVGGASPISALEAMLTDAGFADVSIEPKAESEEFVREWDDEHDLSDYLVAATIEGKKPASESDSSRGGRSA, encoded by the coding sequence ATGACTGACGACGCGTCCGCCGCCGACGCCGATGCCGACAGCCTCGACGGTGACGGCCTCGACGCCGCGGACCAGCGCACCGCCGTGCGCGAGCGGTACGCGCGAATCGCCACGGAGGAGTCGTCGTGTTGCGACACCGACTGCTGCGAGAGCGACGACACCGACAGCGACCCGGACGACGCCACCGACCGGGCGCACCGACGCGGCTACTCCGACGCCGACCTCGACGCCGTCGACGCGGGAGCGGACGCCAGCCTCGGTTGCGGCAATCCGACCGCGATAGCCGACTTGGAGGAGGGCGACACCGTCCTCGACCTCGGTTCCGGCGGCGGATTCGACTGCTTCCTCGCGGCCCGAGAGGTCGGGTCGGCCGGCCGCGTCGTGGGCGTCGATATGACGCCCGAGATGGTCGAGAAGGCCCGCGAGAACGCCGAGACGAACGACGCGTCGAACGTCGAGTTCCGACTCGGCGAAATCGAACACCTCCCGGTCGCCGACGCGTCCGTCGACGTGATTCTCTCGAACTGCGTCGTCAACCTCTCGCCCGACAAGCGCCGCGTGTTCCGCGAGGCGTATCGCGTCCTCCGACCGGGCGGACGCCTCGCCGTCTCGGACGTCGTGTTGACCGCCGACCTACCGGCCGACCTGCGGGCCGACCCGGCGTCGGTGGCGGCCTGCGTCGGCGGCGCGTCGCCGATTTCCGCGCTCGAAGCGATGCTGACCGACGCCGGATTCGCGGACGTGTCGATCGAACCGAAGGCGGAGAGCGAGGAGTTCGTCCGCGAGTGGGACGACGAACACGATTTGAGCGATTACCTCGTCGCCGCGACTATCGAAGGGAAGAAACCGGCGTCGGAGTCTGACTCGTCGCGCGGGGGTCGGTCCGCGTGA
- the sppA gene encoding signal peptide peptidase SppA has product MADSSRVVQASVVLIGAVVAVALGWLLFVEVPEGNLARLLGVVLAVLGGVLGARAAGSLASGWFADYDVAEVAVEGPITRDGGGSSIPPRPGGTPADDVVEQIETADEDDAARALLLRLNTPGGEVVPSDDIRLAAERFDGPTVAYATDVCASGGYWIASGCDAIYAREGSIVGSIGVIGSRVNAKGAADKLGLEYERLAAGKYKDAGTSLKEMTEDEREYLQGIIDGYYEEFVERVTDGRELSDEQVRDTEARVYLGDDAESIGLVDELATKRQVEDRLAADLGVEEVTVEEFEPERGVMDRLRGGSQAVAYAFGAGIASALGAEDGKSVDGFEFELR; this is encoded by the coding sequence GTGGCGGATAGCTCGCGGGTCGTGCAGGCGTCGGTCGTACTTATCGGAGCGGTCGTGGCGGTGGCGCTCGGATGGCTCCTGTTCGTCGAGGTGCCCGAGGGCAACCTCGCGCGTCTCCTCGGAGTCGTGCTGGCCGTCCTCGGGGGCGTCCTCGGCGCGCGAGCGGCCGGAAGCCTCGCCTCCGGGTGGTTCGCCGACTACGACGTGGCGGAGGTGGCCGTCGAAGGTCCCATCACCCGGGACGGCGGCGGGAGCTCGATTCCGCCGCGGCCCGGCGGCACGCCCGCCGACGACGTCGTGGAGCAAATCGAGACCGCCGACGAGGACGACGCCGCCCGGGCCCTGCTCCTGCGACTCAACACGCCCGGCGGCGAAGTGGTGCCCAGCGACGACATCCGACTCGCGGCCGAGCGGTTCGACGGTCCGACGGTCGCCTACGCGACGGACGTGTGCGCCAGCGGCGGCTACTGGATAGCCAGCGGCTGTGACGCCATCTACGCTCGCGAGGGGAGCATCGTCGGCTCCATCGGCGTCATCGGTTCGCGGGTCAACGCCAAGGGAGCGGCCGACAAGTTGGGGCTGGAGTACGAGCGCTTGGCGGCGGGCAAGTACAAGGACGCGGGCACGTCGCTCAAAGAGATGACCGAGGACGAGCGCGAGTACCTGCAGGGCATCATCGACGGCTACTACGAGGAGTTCGTCGAGCGCGTGACCGACGGCCGGGAGTTGAGCGACGAGCAGGTCCGGGACACCGAGGCGAGGGTCTACCTCGGCGACGACGCCGAGTCCATCGGTCTCGTGGACGAACTCGCCACGAAACGACAGGTCGAGGACCGACTCGCGGCCGACCTCGGCGTCGAGGAGGTCACCGTCGAGGAGTTCGAACCGGAGCGCGGCGTGATGGACCGCCTCCGCGGCGGGTCCCAAGCGGTCGCGTACGCCTTCGGCGCGGGCATCGCCAGCGCCCTCGGCGCCGAGGACGGCAAGAGCGTGGACGGCTTCGAGTTCGAGTTGCGGTAG
- a CDS encoding YqaA family protein, with protein sequence MVAPALVDGVALGSFEWLEHVVETTTGWAGLAIIFVYSFLIAFALPGVSEVVLAAPLDLGLSQAGRLALIIVVSGLGKAVGSVFAFHIGQEAKESGPVIGFLRRSRFDVVEWSENKTLQLARKWGYVGMALALSVPFFPDTLSIYAFAVLEEDYVKFALATFAGSVGRLLVTLFLVGSTVAAL encoded by the coding sequence ATCGTTGCCCCCGCGCTCGTCGACGGCGTCGCTCTCGGGTCCTTCGAGTGGTTGGAACACGTCGTCGAGACCACTACGGGGTGGGCGGGTCTCGCCATCATCTTCGTCTACTCGTTTCTCATCGCGTTCGCGCTCCCCGGCGTGAGCGAGGTGGTGCTGGCCGCGCCGCTGGACCTCGGTCTCTCGCAGGCCGGGCGACTCGCGCTCATCATCGTCGTCAGCGGCCTCGGCAAGGCGGTCGGGAGCGTCTTCGCGTTCCACATCGGCCAAGAGGCGAAGGAGTCGGGTCCAGTCATCGGCTTCCTCCGGCGCTCGCGGTTCGACGTCGTCGAGTGGTCCGAAAACAAGACGCTCCAACTCGCCCGCAAGTGGGGCTACGTCGGGATGGCGCTGGCGCTGTCGGTCCCCTTCTTCCCCGACACGCTCTCCATCTACGCCTTCGCGGTCCTCGAAGAGGACTACGTCAAGTTCGCGCTGGCGACGTTCGCCGGGAGCGTCGGCCGACTCCTCGTGACCCTCTTTCTCGTCGGGTCGACGGTCGCCGCGCTCTGA
- a CDS encoding HVO_2922 family protein produces MFDHEYTLVAHPRLRARLSYRSDDAELAAATAEIDYRRDETWTEEGTAVEPPEPPETDGVEWRGLSISLYRDGERVLVRDFSSSSLVSDAFDALDTVERVAPSLVRKGRDATKRSVRRWTGGRVEMRQLDGSTVEAFEPPAKASFEVYEGKDGKWRWRLVHDNGNTIADSGQGYSSRRAAEKGLRSVKRNALGAEIERIGGDAQRDVRSSSDAQSDPGTDAGSDTGTAES; encoded by the coding sequence ATGTTCGACCACGAGTACACCCTCGTCGCGCACCCGCGACTCCGCGCCCGACTCTCGTACCGGAGCGACGACGCCGAACTCGCGGCGGCGACCGCCGAAATCGACTACCGGCGCGACGAGACGTGGACCGAGGAGGGAACCGCAGTCGAACCGCCCGAACCGCCGGAGACCGACGGCGTCGAGTGGCGGGGGCTCTCGATTTCGCTCTACCGGGACGGCGAGCGCGTGCTTGTCCGGGACTTTTCGTCGTCCTCGCTGGTGTCGGACGCGTTCGACGCGCTCGACACCGTCGAGCGAGTCGCCCCCTCGCTGGTCCGCAAGGGGAGAGACGCCACCAAGCGATCCGTCCGGCGGTGGACCGGCGGTCGGGTCGAGATGCGCCAACTCGACGGCTCGACCGTCGAGGCGTTCGAACCGCCCGCGAAGGCCTCCTTCGAGGTCTACGAGGGCAAGGACGGCAAGTGGCGCTGGCGACTCGTCCACGACAACGGCAACACCATCGCCGACTCGGGGCAGGGCTACTCCTCCCGGCGGGCCGCCGAGAAGGGCCTCCGGAGCGTCAAGCGCAACGCCCTCGGCGCGGAGATAGAGCGCATCGGCGGCGACGCTCAGCGCGACGTGCGGTCGAGTTCCGACGCCCAGAGCGACCCCGGCACCGACGCGGGGTCCGACACCGGGACCGCCGAGTCCTGA